The following proteins come from a genomic window of Leptospira bandrabouensis:
- a CDS encoding peptidoglycan recognition protein family protein: protein MRENFKKRFRDNRKGVYGSKSLFLVMILNPLCQNLVKLSLIFLISTGCIGIFRKAPDYPSIRIEGLVSYNELESIKNVKWNSLSKVRDPKSVSALILHNSGKRKLPEFFKLSAANQFLFHIYVDSEGNIFGDPNFLNQEWSAAPGIDLESIHIVYEGTQETLYNNRKQRGVLNQVISYLAEELNIPKSNYDVISKRGIFTHNQTKRRFGGFVDFSPCGSELALKQILSEIDGKFYEEDDWKDRFVTGWVLKKENKEILKDTFKPTNGRGITKPEKITISRIEKDEKGFPPEDYRVKYTFRGKIKPSCVVLHYTAISDYFKSLRTLEARNLTASIMIDNNGKAYQLLDVLEDRAAAATGTNDNCIQIEIVAKDTEELLKQPEQIQTVKDLVTELTTKYKIPLSNEKLEDLSGVFSHTQAKKKWGGSIFLNAKDFDPGEEYMEMILNSIGGKYYSEPEWKNRKAIDWAILYRNFQP from the coding sequence TTGAGAGAAAACTTTAAGAAACGATTTCGTGATAATAGAAAGGGTGTGTACGGCTCCAAGTCTCTTTTCCTTGTTATGATTTTGAACCCATTGTGTCAGAATCTTGTAAAATTATCACTCATTTTCCTTATTTCCACTGGATGTATTGGTATTTTTCGAAAGGCTCCTGATTACCCATCCATTCGCATTGAAGGTTTGGTATCTTATAACGAACTAGAGTCGATTAAGAATGTAAAATGGAATTCTCTCTCCAAAGTCCGGGACCCAAAATCTGTATCTGCTCTTATCCTTCACAACTCCGGAAAACGAAAGTTACCTGAGTTTTTTAAACTTTCTGCCGCCAACCAATTCCTGTTTCACATTTACGTGGACTCTGAAGGAAATATTTTTGGGGATCCCAACTTTTTAAACCAGGAATGGTCGGCTGCACCTGGAATTGATTTAGAATCCATTCACATTGTTTATGAAGGAACCCAGGAAACACTTTATAACAATCGCAAACAACGAGGAGTTCTCAACCAAGTGATTTCCTATTTGGCAGAAGAATTAAACATACCCAAATCCAATTATGATGTCATTTCAAAACGAGGCATTTTTACACATAACCAAACCAAACGTCGGTTTGGCGGATTTGTAGATTTTTCCCCTTGTGGCAGTGAGTTAGCTCTTAAACAAATTCTCTCCGAAATCGATGGTAAATTTTATGAAGAAGATGATTGGAAAGATCGGTTTGTTACTGGTTGGGTATTAAAAAAAGAAAACAAAGAAATTTTAAAAGATACCTTCAAACCCACCAATGGAAGAGGCATCACAAAACCAGAAAAAATCACTATATCACGAATTGAAAAAGACGAAAAAGGATTTCCACCGGAAGATTATAGAGTTAAGTACACCTTCCGTGGAAAAATCAAACCAAGTTGTGTAGTTTTACATTACACTGCCATTTCCGATTATTTTAAATCACTTCGCACACTAGAAGCAAGGAACTTAACGGCCTCTATCATGATTGACAATAACGGAAAGGCTTACCAACTCCTTGATGTTTTGGAAGACAGAGCCGCCGCAGCCACGGGAACTAACGATAATTGTATCCAAATCGAAATTGTGGCCAAAGATACAGAAGAACTTTTAAAACAACCAGAACAAATCCAAACCGTAAAAGATCTTGTGACAGAACTCACTACCAAATATAAAATTCCACTCTCTAATGAAAAACTAGAGGATTTATCTGGCGTTTTTAGCCACACCCAAGCCAAAAAAAAATGGGGTGGTTCTATTTTTCTAAACGCAAAAGACTTTGATCCAGGCGAAGAGTATATGGAAATGATTTTAAATTCCATTGGTGGCAAATACTATAGTGAACCAGAATGGAAAAACCGAAAGGCAATCGATTGGGCCATTTTATATCGTAACTTTCAACCTTAA
- a CDS encoding GMC family oxidoreductase N-terminal domain-containing protein: MGIPLSNQKIITPKKHAEIIKEHKIQNGKWELSADVVVIGSGAGGAVAASELARNGWKVVLIEEGSYFTPAQFNSDEFISQARLYRDAGFIVAEEQTLSILQGKSIGGSTTVNWQTSLYPPDYVTNEWSERFGWQGYSREEMDSYVSEVHERLGVHEVPDNLVNANNNVLRVGGKKMGLTPQVLRNNNRGCIGLGRCGLGCPINAKQSAFLTWIPDAIEAGAIVISNMRAAKIKEGKIKTVIAEFTPDAYETAPTEVIEMMEIKAPVVIVSAGAIEGPALLQRSGIGNGWVGRNLKVHPTSTIFGKFDSEIKMFHGPPQSIVIKDGHNQNGTGYGYWLEAAPYRPTLASSLVPFYGKQQFDVMKDFTKYNAGIVLVRDGADGEANASVKYSLGRRKVYFELTPTDGLNMLRGLKALAEVTVAAGAKELIFPFTRFTEPYKVTGNDNFDWILKESTKPGDLTVGSAHPHGSIQSANDPEKGAVDLNLEIYGHKNIFVMDASVYPTGLSVNPQITTMSIVLRASRNLASQKEERTKI, from the coding sequence ATGGGAATTCCTCTTTCAAACCAAAAAATCATTACTCCGAAAAAACATGCAGAGATTATTAAAGAACATAAAATTCAAAATGGAAAATGGGAACTCAGTGCTGATGTCGTAGTCATTGGTTCTGGAGCTGGTGGTGCCGTTGCGGCAAGTGAGCTTGCGCGAAACGGTTGGAAAGTTGTACTCATTGAGGAAGGAAGTTATTTTACTCCTGCTCAATTTAATTCAGATGAATTCATTTCTCAGGCACGATTGTATCGAGATGCTGGATTTATCGTAGCAGAAGAACAAACATTATCTATTTTACAAGGGAAGTCGATTGGTGGTTCTACCACTGTCAATTGGCAAACTTCTTTGTATCCGCCAGATTACGTAACCAATGAATGGAGTGAACGTTTTGGGTGGCAAGGGTACTCCAGAGAAGAAATGGATTCTTATGTTTCGGAAGTACACGAACGATTAGGTGTGCACGAAGTACCAGATAACTTAGTTAATGCGAACAATAATGTGTTACGCGTGGGTGGAAAAAAAATGGGACTCACTCCACAAGTTCTTCGTAATAATAACCGTGGTTGTATTGGACTTGGACGTTGTGGACTAGGTTGTCCTATCAACGCAAAACAATCGGCATTTTTGACTTGGATCCCCGATGCGATTGAAGCGGGAGCCATTGTTATATCCAATATGAGAGCGGCAAAAATCAAAGAAGGCAAAATCAAAACTGTCATTGCTGAGTTCACACCTGATGCGTATGAAACTGCTCCAACAGAAGTGATTGAGATGATGGAAATCAAAGCCCCTGTTGTGATTGTCAGTGCAGGTGCGATCGAAGGTCCGGCCCTTTTACAAAGAAGTGGGATTGGAAACGGTTGGGTAGGTAGGAATTTAAAAGTTCATCCAACATCAACTATCTTTGGTAAGTTTGATTCGGAAATCAAAATGTTTCATGGTCCTCCGCAGTCCATTGTAATCAAAGATGGTCATAACCAAAATGGTACTGGTTATGGATATTGGTTAGAAGCGGCACCTTACAGACCTACACTTGCTTCTTCTCTTGTTCCTTTTTACGGCAAACAACAGTTTGATGTGATGAAGGATTTTACCAAATACAATGCGGGAATTGTTTTAGTTCGTGATGGGGCAGATGGGGAAGCCAATGCGAGTGTAAAATATAGTTTGGGAAGAAGAAAGGTATATTTTGAACTAACACCCACAGATGGTCTTAACATGCTAAGAGGACTCAAAGCCCTTGCAGAAGTGACTGTGGCAGCTGGTGCTAAAGAATTAATTTTTCCGTTCACCAGGTTTACAGAGCCATATAAAGTTACAGGAAACGATAATTTTGATTGGATTTTGAAAGAAAGCACAAAACCAGGAGATTTAACAGTTGGTTCTGCACACCCTCACGGTTCCATCCAATCAGCAAATGATCCAGAAAAAGGTGCGGTTGATTTAAATTTGGAAATTTATGGTCATAAAAACATATTTGTCATGGATGCCTCAGTTTACCCTACGGGACTTTCGGTGAACCCACAAATAACGACAATGAGTATCGTTCTCAGAGCTTCGAGAAATTTAGCCTCACAAAAAGAAGAAAGAA